In Thermus neutrinimicus, the DNA window GTTTTACCTGGCCCTTTCCGCTCCCCCCGACGTGAACCAGGGATATCTAGCCCGCATCATGTACCTGCACGTGCCCGGGGCTTGGCTTGGTTATCTGGCCTTCTTCGTCACCTTCCTCTACTCCCTCCTCTACCTCTTCCGCCAGGATCCCCGCTACGACCGGGTGGCCAGCTCAAGCGCCGAGATTGGCCTGGTCTTCATGGGGCTGGCCCTGGTGACGGGGATGCTCTGGGCCCGGCCCACCTGGGGGGTTTACTGGACCTGGGAGCCTAGGCTCACCACCACCGCCATCCTGTTTGCCGTCTACGTGGGCTACTTCCTCCTCAGGGGGGCCATAGAGGACCCCGAGTTGAGGAGGAAGGCAGCGGCGGCGGTGGGCATCCTGGGCTTTATCAACGTGCCCATCAGCTACATGTCGGTGAAGTGGTGGCGGAGCCTGCACCAAACC includes these proteins:
- the ccsA gene encoding cytochrome c biogenesis protein CcsA translates to MLKLAQPDRPDILTRVFLGLGLLLLPVGFYLALSAPPDVNQGYLARIMYLHVPGAWLGYLAFFVTFLYSLLYLFRQDPRYDRVASSSAEIGLVFMGLALVTGMLWARPTWGVYWTWEPRLTTTAILFAVYVGYFLLRGAIEDPELRRKAAAAVGILGFINVPISYMSVKWWRSLHQTQSIDLTTGKIHMDPAMLQALLFNLFVFTLLYLGFVRFRSLLAALEARKEEA